A single Streptococcus thermophilus DNA region contains:
- a CDS encoding chorismate mutase, with the protein MDALNDIRSDIDNIDSQLIRLLAQRQILVEKAGRLKPKGDKSAVRANDRVAQVIANCRKEALELGLSPDVAESVWRSMIQAFIALEEKVNKEH; encoded by the coding sequence ATGGATGCATTAAACGATATTCGAAGTGATATTGATAATATTGATAGTCAGTTAATTCGACTCCTGGCCCAACGTCAAATACTTGTGGAAAAGGCAGGGCGGCTGAAGCCAAAAGGAGATAAGTCCGCAGTCCGGGCGAATGATCGTGTTGCTCAAGTCATAGCTAACTGTCGCAAGGAGGCACTAGAGCTTGGCTTATCGCCAGATGTGGCTGAAAGTGTTTGGCGAAGCATGATTCAAGCCTTTATTGCTTTGGAAGAGAAAGTAAATAAAGAACACTAA
- a CDS encoding PBECR2 nuclease fold domain-containing protein has product MKIVGHLTPKVIKAFNLDYKPGEDITQSAQRKKHMEKHRQEFSDFDAIYERIPEIIAHPDYIGRHPDGQSLEYIKRIDGNVLVAVTLCDKLNVRTMFVIKDSKLKNYLNAGRAKKM; this is encoded by the coding sequence ATGAAAATAGTAGGGCACTTGACGCCAAAAGTCATTAAAGCTTTTAATTTAGACTACAAGCCTGGTGAAGACATCACGCAGTCTGCACAACGTAAGAAGCATATGGAAAAACATCGCCAGGAATTTAGTGATTTTGATGCCATCTATGAACGTATTCCAGAGATTATTGCTCATCCGGACTATATCGGTCGCCATCCTGATGGCCAGTCCTTGGAATACATCAAACGTATTGATGGTAATGTTTTAGTAGCGGTTACATTATGTGATAAACTTAATGTCCGTACCATGTTTGTGATTAAAGATTCTAAGCTGAAAAACTATCTAAATGCTGGTAGAGCGAAGAAAATGTGA
- a CDS encoding HAD-IC family P-type ATPase yields MKVVKKQLQGLTQVEVKQRIDAGKTNYFKAKAGSSNWEIFRRNVFNSFNMLNFAIFVALIAVQAWSNLFFFGIIVLNAFTGMMTELRARRMIDKLNLMNQDQIRVVRDGQLVSIDPKDIVLDDIMLLSAGEQVPSDAVVVDGMAELNEAMLTGESDQILKKDGKELLSGSYLVSGQVYAKVINVAEDNYANKLMLEAKTHKPIVSCILYNMDKIAKFTGKIVIPFGLALFFEAYMIKQLSLQESVVTSSTALLGMLPKGITLLTITSLLTAVIKLGMKHILVQEMYSVETLARVDVLCLDKTGTITQGKMTVKGLELLSERFTKEELERLLAAYMQHSKDKNATAQAIRNAYEGLEHHYQVGDVIPFSSNRKWGAVSINGLGTLFLGAPEMLLKENPKEVDKAQARGSRVLILAWSQSGIATETMILPNDIEALTLLEIADPIREDAAETLEYLRSEDVTLKIISGDNPVTVSHIAHQAGFADYQSYIDCSKVSDEELEALAEDTAIFGRVSPHQKKLLIQTLNANGHTTAMTGDGVNDILALREADCSIVMAEGDPATRQIANLVLMDSEFKDIPEILFEGRRVVNNIAHIAPIFLIKTVYSFLLGLICIGSIVFGKAEYLLVFPFIQVQMTLAGQFIEGLPPFVLTFERNIRPVEKHFLRRSLQLAIPNALMLVISVLIFHLSQVYLGMSSTDMLTLSYYMMGSTGILAVIRACIPLNKGRVALIIYSVFGFLISSYYLRDVIAISTLNSYTLPIYLVAMAICTPFFFWISYKQGAFQKAQSKT; encoded by the coding sequence ATGAAAGTTGTGAAAAAACAGTTACAAGGCTTGACTCAGGTGGAGGTCAAGCAGCGGATAGATGCAGGTAAAACAAATTATTTTAAAGCAAAAGCTGGCTCCAGCAATTGGGAGATTTTTAGGCGTAATGTCTTCAACTCCTTTAATATGCTTAATTTTGCAATCTTTGTGGCCTTGATTGCTGTTCAGGCTTGGTCCAATCTATTTTTCTTCGGGATTATTGTGCTTAATGCCTTTACGGGGATGATGACAGAGTTGCGTGCCCGTCGCATGATTGATAAGCTCAATCTCATGAATCAGGATCAGATTCGTGTGGTGCGTGATGGACAGCTTGTTTCCATCGATCCTAAGGATATTGTCTTAGATGATATCATGCTCTTGTCTGCGGGTGAGCAGGTTCCCAGTGATGCAGTGGTTGTTGATGGAATGGCTGAGCTTAACGAGGCTATGCTGACTGGTGAGAGTGATCAGATTCTAAAGAAAGATGGGAAGGAGTTGCTCTCAGGTTCTTATCTTGTGAGTGGTCAAGTCTATGCTAAGGTCATTAACGTAGCCGAGGACAATTACGCCAACAAGCTTATGTTAGAGGCCAAGACTCATAAGCCAATCGTGTCCTGTATCCTTTATAACATGGACAAGATTGCTAAGTTTACGGGAAAGATTGTTATACCATTTGGGCTTGCACTCTTTTTCGAGGCTTACATGATTAAGCAGCTTTCTCTTCAAGAGTCGGTCGTTACCAGTTCAACAGCCCTTCTGGGAATGTTGCCTAAGGGAATTACCCTTTTGACTATTACATCACTTTTGACGGCTGTCATTAAGCTTGGGATGAAACACATCCTTGTGCAAGAGATGTACTCTGTTGAAACCTTGGCCCGTGTAGATGTGCTTTGTTTAGATAAGACAGGGACGATTACACAAGGAAAGATGACAGTTAAAGGTCTGGAGCTACTGTCAGAGCGTTTTACGAAAGAGGAGTTGGAACGTTTGCTTGCGGCTTATATGCAACATAGCAAGGATAAAAACGCAACAGCTCAGGCTATTCGAAATGCTTATGAGGGTCTGGAACATCATTATCAGGTAGGTGATGTTATTCCATTTTCAAGCAATCGTAAATGGGGTGCTGTGAGCATCAATGGGCTTGGAACTCTCTTTTTGGGAGCACCTGAGATGCTTCTTAAGGAGAATCCTAAAGAAGTCGATAAGGCTCAGGCGCGAGGGTCTCGTGTTTTGATTTTGGCTTGGAGTCAGTCAGGTATTGCCACAGAGACCATGATTTTGCCGAATGATATCGAGGCTTTGACCTTGCTTGAAATTGCCGATCCTATTCGTGAGGATGCTGCAGAAACTCTGGAATACCTGCGTTCAGAAGATGTGACACTTAAGATTATTTCTGGTGACAATCCAGTGACGGTTTCTCATATTGCTCATCAAGCTGGTTTTGCCGATTATCAAAGCTATATTGACTGTTCTAAGGTCAGCGATGAGGAGTTGGAGGCTTTGGCTGAGGATACTGCGATTTTTGGTCGTGTATCTCCGCATCAGAAAAAGTTATTAATCCAAACCCTTAATGCCAATGGGCATACCACGGCTATGACTGGTGACGGTGTCAATGATATCTTGGCACTGCGTGAGGCGGATTGTTCGATTGTTATGGCAGAGGGAGATCCGGCTACACGCCAGATTGCTAACTTGGTGCTAATGGATTCTGAGTTTAAGGACATTCCTGAAATTCTATTTGAGGGACGCCGTGTGGTTAATAATATTGCCCACATTGCACCTATTTTCCTCATTAAAACTGTTTATTCCTTCCTTTTGGGGCTTATCTGTATTGGCAGTATTGTTTTTGGAAAGGCGGAGTACCTCTTGGTCTTTCCATTCATTCAGGTTCAGATGACCTTGGCAGGTCAGTTTATCGAGGGTCTTCCACCATTTGTTTTGACCTTCGAACGTAATATTCGTCCTGTTGAGAAACATTTCCTCAGACGTTCGCTTCAGTTGGCTATTCCTAATGCCTTGATGCTGGTTATCAGTGTTCTTATTTTCCATCTGTCTCAGGTCTATCTTGGTATGAGTAGTACAGACATGCTGACGCTTTCTTATTATATGATGGGATCAACGGGTATTCTTGCCGTTATTCGTGCTTGTATCCCCTTAAATAAGGGGCGTGTGGCCTTGATTATCTACTCAGTCTTTGGCTTCTTAATCAGTTCCTACTATCTTCGAGATGTGATTGCAATCTCAACACTTAATAGCTACACATTGCCAATCTATCTGGTCGCAATGGCTATCTGTACACCGTTTTTCTTCTGGATTAGCTACAAACAAGGTGCTTTCCAAAAAGCACAAAGCAAAACTTAA